TTAAAATGTAcagttttatatattttaaacacatatattatatatatattatattttattttttatttttaaaataaaaattttttataaattaatttccattatatatatatatatatatatatattatatttttttaaatagtaatatatttaacataATATTCATTCCTGTCAATTTTGATTCcttgttttttttccatagaaaaatataaatttatatatatgttaatttataaaatactATATATGCACtccaatatatataattatatatatgtatatatatattatatatattataaatgtatatatatatatatgtatatatatattacatatattatatatgtatatataaatatatatatacatatattatatttatatatatttatatatttaattttataatttcttttaataaacataaaaaaaatttttttttttttttaatttccACGTTTTTCCAggattattttttaaattttatttcttaaaGTAGAAAccagaaaaaaaaaaaaagaaaaaaggataaaaaagaacgcttattttattatcaatTTTGAGGAAaatgttatttatataaataatttcctttaaaaagaaaaaatttaatagtatatttaaatatattatttatttatatatttatttatggtgtttgtttgtttgtttgtttttcttttcttttttttttttttttatatcttttttttttttttatagaaaaGTATTTTTGTGTTcaaaatgaataatttgtaaaaaagaaaaaaaaaaaaaaaaatttatataatacttatatataaatactttttgaaaaatatattttaattttttttgaaaattaaaaataaaaatgaatagTATGAACACATATTCCCCTTTATATAGTTCctatgaaaatataaatatatataaaaagaatagGAAATTTGAAGAGGATAATTATGAAACATCAACTGCTAATATATCTTGTGATTCTAAGGGAagaatattaataaaaggTAATAAATTTATGATACAAagaaatttaaatatataaatatatatatatatatatatatatgtatacatatgttaatatatattttataattctcTATTTTGTGGGtgtaatttataatattatacagTAAATTTTTAACcaaaaaagaatataatatttgtatatatatatatattttgtatgtatggttttatatatatatattttttttaattaatatatattttatttttaacgTATTGACCTTCTcaaaatatgaaattaaTATGCAAAATGATTTTGAATTGTTTGTTCTCTATTTCGAAAATGTGCATTAAactatttatttatttttttttaattaatatatttttaattcataatatattatttttgatttttGGTTATCGTCTAATTTATACAAATCATAATTTTTGATAACCATACAAAAATGaattttacattatttttagttaattaaaaatatttcctttcgtacacacacatatatatatgtaatatttcattaattCAAAAgtattttatcttttttcattttttttgttttttcatcctctttatataaaatgtaatcatttttattatatgtaaatagatatttatatgtgtatgtattttttaaccttatatttatatatgttgtgCATTTGTTGAACTCTCTCCgtctttttcatttatatataattatatgtatgtatacattaatttcttttttttatatatacatttttgaatgatatatattaaaatatattagtAGTTGTGTctttcaattttttttttttttttttttgtctattcattattttttcatttttcctgtatatatatatatatatatatatatatatacatatatatttatatatttatatttatttatttatttatttaataatatttgaGAATATGGCGAGATCATACATTGTACGACTATGCcaatattacatatattaatgtttTTCTACATTATTGGTATAGATACtttgtacatatatatatatatatatatatatatatatatgcacaatatattttgaatcctttaaatgttatattatcttATTTTACTTATTCATCTATTtacttctttttttttctttttcgtttatatatttttagaaAGTGAAAATGATAGAAACGAATCGATACAGAAAAAACAGATGGTTAGTTCAATGGATAATAGAAAAACGAATAAATCTGAGAAACAGAACAtttcttcttattataaaatgagaaaaaaagCATCCAATCATTTAAAggataaagaaaaattgaataataatataatatatgtgaaAAATCCACATGCTAATACGtatgataaatattattctttGAATATGAACATcatgaataatatgaataatatgaataatatgaataatataatgagTACGTATAATATGACGTgtaacaataataataataataataatagtaatgTTTATTATCGAATTAGTAgacaaaatataaatggGAAGGAAAGATTATTAAATAGGTATAATATGATGAGGCCACAAAGGTCAGCTGATATGTTATTTAggaattatttatataatgaattaccatatgaaataaatcaacaaaaattaaataaaaatataaatgataataatgcAGGATCAtttgataatttaaataaaacagCATTTGAgcattataataaaaataaaaatattttagatgaatataatagaaatattttgaaatattacaatagcaatttaaagaattatCGTAATTCATCctttgataatatatatacaagatataataataataataataataaaaataataataataataaaaataatatttataatactaataatgtttataataataataacaatatttataataataataataataagaatgataacagtaataattcttttcaATTTAGTAAACAAAAAGGGCTTATGAAAATTTacagtaataataatagaaacATGAACGATTATGTTGTTAAGACAAGTAATATAACACGAGGAGCAGATAATACATGTGCTCAGGAACAAATTAATATTCCTACGTATAATAAAACCGTTTTATTAAAATCATCCCCAAATACTGAAAATACTTTTAACAAAACCTTAtcaaatattttgaaaGAACAACCAAAACGAAGTAGTatgttttcttttaattcttctgatttttttaaagattttgggaaattaaaaaaaaactttgtaggcaaaaaaaaaaataaaataaataaagatattgtaataaatgggaatatttttaataataaaataatagataataatacatcAAATGCAAAGAGTGAAGGGAATAGTACTCTTCATAAAATTtacaattttatatttccatCAAGTGTAAAGAAAttacaaaagaaaaaacaaaaattacAAGTAATAGAAgataaggaaaaaaattcCGACAGAGCGGTTGTAATGCcgttaaaaaataagataatatatataaatgatgcaaatataacaaatgataaatttaaacattcttttgaaaattataattatcatcaaACTAATATTCCTTTTGTAAGTGtaacaaattatatgaataagGATTCAGCAAAAAATGTAAGGAGTTTTTCTTCTTTCGACGTTAAGGAAAGAATATCACCAAGGGTTATACGAAGTGGTAATattaacaataataataataataataataataatattaacaataataataataatattaacaataataataataatattaacaataataataatattaacaataataataatattaacaataataacaattatattaacaataataacaattatattaacaataataatattaataataataatattaataataataatattaataataataatattaacaatGATTTTAGGAACGATGGTAATATTAACAAAACtgttaatattaataataataataatctaaataattatagtaATACTATGAGGTCAGTTGCAAAAAATACAAAGAAATTGTCGGCGCAAAAAAATTCATTGGTTAATGATAAACATCATACGTATcatgaaaaattaataacCAACATTTATCAATTTACAGGAGGTCAGTCACAAAAAAGttgtaatattaaaaatcaaaatgttaaagaagaaaaaataaataacacacaaacatcatatattaataatacactatataatgattataCTAATATGCCAAATGTAGAAACATATGGGCTTTCtgaaaaaagtaataatctagaaaataatgaaggtaacaatataaatggaaaatttaaaaatgataacaatgctgataaaaaaaataatgatgaaaataataccATTAAACATAATGTTAATGAAAATCCTAATGAAGTAATAGTAATGAATAATGAAACAGAAGAACAAATAaatcataataaatttataaaaccattaaataatataacagGAATAgatccaaaaaaaaatatatacaatacagttatgcatataaatgataaaattgatttaaataaacacgattataattataattataataatatatttcaacataattatatgaacaGTTCAGATAAAATGACAAATACATCTTTgcatattaataaaaaacctgatgatatttttcaaaatatgATATCTAATAATGATACTAATGTACCATGtgtatatgtaaataaatatataaataatatttttcaaaataataatccATCAAATgttacaaaatatattaacacaattaatatgaataaagCACCAATAAATATTGATGAAAATAGTAACAAATtggataataatattaattatgaaaatgttacaaaaaatatgatttataataattacacaaataataatgtattatatataacaaagGAAAAAAGTGATAATAAGCTTAACAATTTAACAAACCATTtaaatgatttaaaaaataattattacgTTATAAATccttcattattatatatccataacaataataataataataatattgagtggaataaacaatatacaaataattttaGCAAACCAAATTTTTTagataaatttttttatgaaaaaaaagtgGAAAGTATACAACCACATCATTTaaatcaatattattataataatcaaaatgtaaaatataatccttcccatattaatatattagaaaataaatatgttaatCAATTTCCTaatcaaaatgaaaattcactatttaattttacaaCACATCATgataacataaaaaataataatataaataatatattattattagataaAGCAATAAGAGATCAATCTATTTATTACAATAACAATAAAGGAGAGGATGAAACAAAAAGTGGGGAACACACTACTAATCCTTCCgtaaatttattaatgaataattatcaagataaaaataaaagtaattATGTACATTCAATTGTATCCATTACAGATAAAGACAATTCAATATATgcaaaaaataaatatgcaGAAGTGGTAactaaaaataatgaaaaaaggGAAGATGCTATCCACAAAAAGGATGAACAAACtgtttttaataataatgataataattataataatattcacaataataatattcacaataataatattgacaa
This is a stretch of genomic DNA from Plasmodium reichenowi strain SY57 chromosome 14, whole genome shotgun sequence. It encodes these proteins:
- a CDS encoding metacaspase-like protein (part of same gene as PRSY57_1437700B~gap found within coding sequence), with the protein product MNSMNTYSPLYSSYENINIYKKNRKFEEDNYETSTANISCDSKGRILIKESENDRNESIQKKQMVSSMDNRKTNKSEKQNISSYYKMRKKASNHLKDKEKLNNNIIYVKNPHANTYDKYYSLNMNIMNNMNNMNNMNNIMSTYNMTCNNNNNNNNSNVYYRISRQNINGKERLLNRYNMMRPQRSADMLFRNYLYNELPYEINQQKLNKNINDNNAGSFDNLNKTAFEHYNKNKNILDEYNRNILKYYNSNLKNYRNSSFDNIYTRYNNNNNNKNNNNNKNNIYNTNNVYNNNNNIYNNNNNKNDNSNNSFQFSKQKGLMKIYSNNNRNMNDYVVKTSNITRGADNTCAQEQINIPTYNKTVLLKSSPNTENTFNKTLSNILKEQPKRSSMFSFNSSDFFKDFGKLKKNFVGKKKNKINKDIVINGNIFNNKIIDNNTSNAKSEGNSTLHKIYNFIFPSSVKKLQKKKQKLQVIEDKEKNSDRAVVMPLKNKIIYINDANITNDKFKHSFENYNYHQTNIPFVSVTNYMNKDSAKNVRSFSSFDVKERISPRVIRSGNINNNNNNNNNNINNNNNNINNNNNNINNNNNINNNNNINNNNNYINNNNNYINNNNINNNNINNNNINNNNINNDFRNDGNINKTVNINNNNNLNNYSNTMRSVAKNTKKLSAQKNSLVNDKHHTYHEKLITNIYQFTGGQSQKSCNIKNQNVKEEKINNTQTSYINNTLYNDYTNMPNVETYGLSEKSNNLENNEGNNINGKFKNDNNADKKNNDENNTIKHNVNENPNEVIVMNNETEEQINHNKFIKPLNNITGIDPKKNIYNTVMHINDKIDLNKHDYNYNYNNIFQHNYMNSSDKMTNTSLHINKKPDDIFQNMISNNDTNVPCVYVNKYINNIFQNNNPSNVTKYINTINMNKAPINIDENSNKLDNNINYENVTKNMIYNNYTNNNVLYITKEKSDNKLNNLTNHLNDLKNNYYVINPSLLYIHNNNNNNNIEWNKQYTNNFSKPNFLDKFFYEKKVESIQPHHLNQYYYNNQNVKYNPSHINILENKYVNQFPNQNENSLFNFTTHHDNIKNNNINNILLLDKAIRDQSIYYNNNKGEDETKSGEHTTNPSVNLLMNNYQDKNKSNYVHSIVSITDKDNSIYAKNKYAEVVTKNNEKREDAIHKKDEQTVFNNNDNNYNNIHNNNIHNNNIDNNNIHNNNIDNNNIHNNNIHNNNIHNNNIYNNNIHNNIDVSSRENFFQHDIQNTNQINNKIITNITQNEKQNARNEKCLDINNKEKKKKNKSVHYDMDEILSLKCKVYDELDTCLKCINNLTKNKKLYEQLKKYKNKLDKATKTKKLYDECTSEKTGSYYTMKDSYISSLLCNEYKLNHILNKGDIKLSDDKHILSYNHHKKNNNINDINNINHISKFVNKDNDKTLNNINILNHNKDPNSAIFLPSDNTESVIYNMNTNRKLCDNNLNVSKHVLYKNSKGTDSTRTNIYDDYSMSYVKSNVDNVEKKEKMKNNINISDKYFLSETDSPYIGKKKALMITLNYNGLLEGCVNDTVDMCDHLMQRFGFNDFILLNDCNLCYRNFVTQKANKKNILSNLHNLIVNSNNGDILFFYFCGYSIKLIDSKFTENYNFALLPQDHSKNNYIYSNEIFNIIKKLQGGKQLCIIFDTTYTSYFVPVPTSITYNKNMNTTEIYKYNNFSSNQKYLKSLKTFGKIRDRNVDSIFVENIKKPLLYEIYKKENDTNTNDKIMLVPSIFFFSPDCNDRNDFEFSIKNKVRGLLTYCLGKAIELLKNDFSYHDLFVAASQILIDIKKEYNLKYVKFKLSFLNEYSPDDIKFLSHESLFLKKKLQLDEPLWKPSLKLNNLNQYIQDICNMDERKMLKSSKKKCLLIFIKDIKFYTYKNIDTKNEYFVSCFIKTKNVNILCVRRNNTKEQRIVQDKIFFLEYITLNVTHMENGNIYVELFKKKRKNYFVARSIFNI